The nucleotide sequence GATGACATCGTCGCGACGCGGGGTCATGTTGTTATCGTCGCCTCAGTCGCCGCGTTCGCGCCAGGCATGGGCGGTTCGCCGTACATGATCACCAAGGCGGCTGTCGAACAGCTAGGGCGTGCACTGCGGATCGAGTTAGCGGTGCACGGTGCATCGGCTCAGGTGGCGTACTTCGGGATCGTCGAGACCGCGATGACGCGCGCGATGCTCGACGAGGATGAGCTCGGCCGCGAACTCGGCGGACGGTTCCCGTGGCCGTTCAATCGGCGCATCTCTGCCACGGATGCGGCAAAGGCCCTGTGCGAGGGGATAGCGAACCGATCTGCCCGGACCATCGTGCCGCGCGTGTGGACGCCATACGCGATCCTGCGGGGTGTGATCAACATTGGCTTCGACGCTGCACTGGTGCGTGACACGCGTACGCACCGAATGGTGACGCGGCTCGAAAGTCAGCTTCGCGGCGCGTAGTTTTACGGCTGAAGCAGGTGCTCAGGGCAGGATCTGACCGTCGACGTACAGCCAGCGGCCCTGCTCGCGCACGAATCGGCTCACTTCGTGCAGGGAGCCGCGTTCGCCGGAATGTCGGTAGTGGGCTCGAAACTCCACGATTCCGTCCTTGTCGAATGGACCGCCATTTTTGGTGCGGATGATGTCGAGCCGCCGCCAGGCCTGCTCCGGATCGAGGTCAAGCACATCCGGCCGTGTCGACGGGTGCCATGACGTCAGCAAGTACTCAGAGTCGTGAATTACGAATGCAGCGTAGCGAGACCGCATGAGCCGCACTGCTGTCGGCGCCACGGCGACACCGCTGATGAGCGGTCCGCAGCAGTTCGCGTACGGCTCGCCATGCTGACAGGGGCACAGCTTGTCCGCCGGGTAGGTTCGCACTTCGTCTGCCACGGTTCGCATTATCCCGTGCCAGACATCCCGCCACTTCGCGGGCGCATGTGTCGCACGCGAGCCGAAAAGTGAAACATCAGCCCGCGAAGCCGTCGCGCGGCAGCCACGCGAAGGGGTCAGCCGACGATGACACATACTCCAGCGACACGTAGCCGTCGTAACCGGTCTCGCAGATTTGCGACAAGTAGTCCGTCAGCGGCAGCTCCCCGGTTCCTGGCGCCCCGCGCCCCGGCGCATCCGCAATCTGAACGTGCCGAATGTGCGCATTGAAGCGGGCAATCGCAGAGGGAATGTCCTCCCCGTTCGCAGCCAGGTGGTACAGGTCTGCCAGCAGACCGATGTTCGGCGCTCCCACACGGTCGATCACCCTGGCGGCGTCCCGCGCCAGCTTCAGTGGATAGGCGGGAAACCCACTGACCGGCTCCAGCAACACGCACGCGCCGATACGCGCCGCAGCTTCTGCGGCGAGCACGAGATTCTCGGTGGCCAGCTCGTCCTGTATTGCCGGCGCCACCCCATCAATGCGGTTGCCGTAGAGCGCATTGAACCCAGATGCTCCGAGCTGCTCGCCGATCCCGACAACCACATCGACGTTGTCGCGGAACTCGGAAGCGCGCCGCGGATCTGAGAGCAGGCCCCGATCACCGGCGGCAAGGTTCCCCGCCACGAAATTCAGGTGTGACAGCGTCACGCCCGCATCGGACACAGCGCGGACAAACTCGTCCACCTCGCGGTCACCAGGCACCGCAGAGTCGAACGGCCACCAGAACTCGACAGCGTTGAAACCAGCATCGCGGACAGCATGCGGTCGCTCGAGAAGCGGCAGGTGGGTCAACAGGATCGAACAGTTGACGGTGTAGGAATAAGGAGACATCACCGACGATCGTAGGGGAGCGGTATGAGCCAGACGGGTACTGCGCCTGTTGCAGTCGTCACGGGTGCCGGGTCTGGCCTGGGCCGGGCCATAACTCGCGCGATGCTTCAAGCAGGCTTCCGAGTCGCGCTCGCCGGACGTCACACGGAAAGTCTGACGGAAACGGCTGGCGGCAGTGGGCAGGCGCTCACCGTCGCCACGGATGTCACCGACGAGAAGTCGGTGCACGCGCTTTTCGGCACCGTCCGCGATGCGTGGGGGCGTATCGACGTGCTGGTCAACAACGCCGGGACGTTCGGTCCGGTCGGCGGAATCGACGAGATCACCGTCGAGGAGTGGCGGGCGACTGTCGACGTCAATCTGACTGGCTACTTCCTGTGTGCGGCAGAAGCGATGCGGCACATGAAAACCCAGGATCCCGCCGGTGGGCGGATCATCAACAACGGCTCGATATCAGCACACGTCCCGAGACCCGGCACCGCAGCCTACGCGGCGACCAAGCATGCGATCACCGGTCTCACTAAGTCCATCTCGCTTGATGGCCGTCCCTACAACATCGCGTGTGGCCAGATCGATATTGGCAATGCTGCCACCGATATGACGCACGGTTTCGCGGCAGGGGCGAGGCAGGCAGATGGCAGCGTGAAACAAGAGCCCACGTTCGATGCTCGTCATGCGGCCGAGCAGGTGCTGCACATGGCGCAGCTGCCACTGACTGCCAATGTCCAGTTCGTGACACTGATGGCGACGACGATGCCGTACATCGGACGGGGATAGCCGCAGCGGTCTGCACGCATGACTCGCCGCGCTCGCGGGGATCGGACATGCCGCTCATGCACGCGTATTGTCGTGGTTGGCGGTGGGTCTCCAAAATGCAGGGGGAGCGTCTATGTCATCTGACGGCGCAGGAACGCGCGCGCTGACAGTGCTGGCTCTGGCAGGAATGCTTGTTTTCGCGTCCTGCGCGGGCCCTGAAGACGGTCAGCCAACAGATCAAGCGGACCACCCCACTGATGCCACTGTTGAGGCGCCTGAGCGGCTCCTCGAATCCGAATGGACGGTCGACGCGTCGAGCATCGCGGAAGGTGGGGTGTTCGTGCGCCCCGCCCGGTTGGGGCCGTCGCCCGTCAGTGATGCGCCGACTGGGGCGCATGAGGTGGGTGACGTGCTCGTCACCACTGTCCGTAGCGACGTGAATTCATCCGAGTACACCAGCGCGCAGGTTCCTGAGCAGGTGCTGGTCGCCCTCGATAGGGCGGATGGTGAGGTGTTGTGGACGCAGCAGGTCACCGGCGCACTGACATGCGCTGAGGACGAGATCGAGGGACTGCTGCCCTGCCTGGTCGGCGGGGACCCGCATGAACCAGGCACGGAAACGAGTCCGGCGCCCTCCGAACCCGCGGAGCTGCGGTTCTATCGGCTGAGCGACGGTGAGGTTGCCTCGAGCTTCCCCGCTGAGGACGCGCGCGAGGTCGCCGTTTCCGACGGGTCTGTGTTCCTGGCCTGGCAGGATCCCTACGATCAGCCCGAGCGGGCAGCGACGATCACGCGGGGAAGCGTTGACGATCCCGAGGGTGACTGGCGGCGCGAGTATCCGCTCAACCCGGACTGCGACACGGGCGTTCAGGGATTTTGGCTCGAGGCCGCCGACGGTGCTGTATTTTTCCGCGGCGAACAGGCCTTCGTCGTCAACGCTGACGATGGCACGCGGACACCTGATGAGTCCCTGTATTCGGTGGCTCGCGTTCCCGACCATGGGTACATCGTCGACCTCTGCGAATCCGGAAACGGCGCAGCGATATTCACGATCGAGGGCGAGGTGGTCGCACGATATGACGACCCGGGGAACGTCGTCTCGGTGGTGAGCCGTTCGGGTTCCACAGATGCGCCCGTGTACCTCGTCAACGGTGCTGCGTTGCATGACTTCGAGACTGGCGAACTGCTGTGGGATCGGGACCCGAGGTACTTCTGGGTGCTCGGGATCGTCGGCGACGTAGCGTTAGCGTCCGGCAGCGCACCCGGCGGGCCCACACTCGGATTGGACGCCCGAACAGGCGAGCAATTGTGGAGTTCGCCGTTCGGAGAATTTGGCTGGGTCCTGGGTGCGGTCGGCGACGATATGGTGACGCGCGGGCACAACCCGAGTGAAGTCGCAGGTGTTGCGCTTGGTACCGGCGAGCGTATGTGGTCCTTTGAGGTTCCCGACGTAGCACGGGTCGACATGGTCGACGACGGGATCGTCGTGAGCACGGCAACACAATTGGACGTTTACACCGTGAACTAGGGAACGTCGTTCCCGTGTCTGACGAGGTCGATCGCGTAGCCCGCAAACCCGGCAGTCAGGACGACCCACGCTGTGTAGAAAACGAGTGCTGACGCCGCGAACCACGACGCCGGAATGCCTAGTGGGGCGATGATCAGCGCAACACCTGCCCATTTCGGTGCCCCTTTGCCCCGCAGGATTGCGATGCCGAGCAGTATCAGGCCGACAAGACCGGCCAGCCACACAACTCCCAGGATCCCCGACGGGAGCTGATCAGCAGAGGCGAAGAGCGCAACGATGGTTTCGGGTTCGAGGTTATTTTCGAGCGCGATGTAACTCAAGTCTTCGTAGTTCAGCGATACTGGAATGGCGAGGCCGAATGCGATAACCATCCCGACAAGCCCGAGGGTGCGTGAGTAGTACCGCGCGACACGGCCCAGAGTGAGGATCGCGACAACCCAGAAAAATGTGGAGACGGCGAAAAGCCAGGCGATCAGCAGGTAGGAGTCGCGCTGAGCATCAAACTGCGCGATCGCGTCGACACCTTCCACCCCGAGTTCGACGGGGTGCAGGAAGATCGCAGCAACCACGGTGGCCGGTGCGAGCACTGTGCAAGCTGCCATGAGGTAGCGAGCGGTCACTGGAAGGCCCATGTGGCTGGGCGCGGATTGAGTTGTTGGGTCCATGGCGGCGACCTTGCATCGCAACTGCGATCAGTACAGTAATGCTCCGCCTGACCGGTTCGACGCGTCAAGCACGCAGTGCTGGCCTACCCTGCGAAGCGGTGAAGCCGCGCCGAAAGCCTAGGTACTAACTGACCATCGGCGTTGATGCGTTCTTCCACATAGGCAAGATCACCATCGGCGACGATGCCGTAGAGCCGCTTGGCGCCGCCCACCACCTCAGCAGACTGACTGCGAATGACCACATCGGTTGCAAGTTCCCAGGAAGACTGGGTGCGGGCCTCGCCGTAATACAACTCCACAACACCCGACGTGTGGGTGAGCAAGAACTCGAGGACTTCTTCGCCATCCGAGTCAGCAACTCGCCAGAAGCCACTTTCGCGCAGGTCCGGCTTGACGTAATTGCCGTCGTTGTCGATGACCCAGCTTCGGGCGTCCCACGTCAGGTAGTCGCCACCGTCGTGGCTGACCACGATCTGCTGCCCGAACAGATAGTCGCCGCTCTTCGGATCGTTCCCTTCACCCTCACCGCGCCACACACCGACAAGGGGGAGGAGCGCAAGCAGCGCGTCACTCAAATTGGGGCCTTCGCGAAGGTTGGCCGTGTCGTCGGGCAATGGCAGGCCGGGGAGGCTCGGGACATTGCGCGCTGCAGTCGCTTTCGCCCGCGCAGCGGCAGCCGCAACCGCCGCGTTAGCGCTACCTGGTTCCGGCTTGGGAGCTGGCGTGTCGTCCCGCTCAGTCACTGCTTCTGCTCGTCGGTGACGAGGCGATACACCACGTACACAGCGAACCAGGTGATAAGCAGGCTCGACAGCACTAAGAGGATCTCGAAGATAATCACCACGAAATCAGTTTATCGGGTGCGGCCGGTCACAACGACACTGCCCCGGCCCTTGCCGATTCGCTTACGTTCACACTGCAGATGGGTCGCTCACACGGGCTATAGCCGTTGTGAACCGCACGCGAGGGGTGTGAAGGTGCGGCTGGACTCTGTGAACGCAGCAGACCCGGACCGCATGTGTGCGACCCGGGCCTGCTTGAGCGGCCGGCCGCGAGGACGCGGCAACCGGCCAGGTGGATTACTTGCTGACGGTGATGCTCACTTCGTGGACGCCAGCTGACTCCGGGCTGACAGACGCCTCACCATTGCCGGAAGCGGACAGTGCGCGCACTGTCCACGTTCCCGGTGCAGCGAAGAAACGGAAGTCACCGCTGCCGGAGGCGACAACCTCGGCAGTGAACTCGCCGGTGCTGTCGAGCAGACGCACGAACGCGCCACCGATCGGCTCGCCGGCCGCGCCGACAACTTTTCCGGTGATGACGGTTTCCTTCTCCGCATCAACACCGGCAGGAAGGTTCTGTCCCTGGACTGGTGCACCGCACATAATTACTTCTCCCCCAAAGCGATCGGGACGCCGACGAGTGAACCATATTCGGTCCAGCTGCCGTCGTAGTTCTTGACATTCTCGTATCCCAGGAGCTCCTGGAGCGCGAACCACGTGTGGCTGGAGCGCTCACCGATGCGGCAGTAGGCGATGATGTCCATGCCGTCGTCGAGGCCTTCTTCTTTGTAAAGCTGGCGGAGTTCGTCATCGGACTTGAAGGTGCCATCTTCGTTGGCAGCCTTGCTCCACGGAACGCTGATCGCGGTGGGGATGTGGCCAGCGCGCTGTGACTGCTCTTGCGGAAGGTGCGCCGGAGCCAGGATCTTGCCGCTGAACTCGTCAGGTGAGCGAACGTCGACGAGGTTCTTGTTGCCGATAGCATCGATTACTTCGTCACGGAAAGCGCGGATGGTGACATCCTGCGGCTTCGCGCTGTAATTGGTGGCCTCGCGCTGGGGAACTTCCTGGACGAGGGGCCGACCGTCGAGCTCCCACTTCTTGCGCCCGCCGTCAAGAAGTTTGACGTTCTCGTGGCCGTAAAGCTTGAAGTACCAGTAGGCGTACGCAGCAAACCAGTTGTTGTTGCCGCCGTAGAGAACCACGGTGTCGTCGTTCGCGATGCCCTTTTCGGACAGCAGGGCGGAGAACTGCTCCTGGTTGACGAAGTCGCGGCGGACCTGATCCTGCAGATCGGTCTTCCAGTCGATCTTCACAGCGCCCTCGATGTGGCCACCGTCGTAGGCAGTGGTGTCCTCATCGACCTCAACAAAGACGGTCTTCGGGGCATTGAGGTTCTGCTCGGCCCAGTCTGTGGAGACTAGGACGTCGGAGCGAGCCATGGGTTTCCTTTCGTGTTTGGTTCAGTGAGAGGTAACGAGAAACGTCATGCAGCGGAGCTGCGACTGCCTGAGCGTAGCTGTGCCACAAGCGGATACATCTGGCAACCGAGGCAGATGCCGAACGCGGCGTTGAGGAACGCGGCGATGAAGGCCAGTCCGGTGAAGATCTGGCCAGCGAGCACCGCGCCGCTGATGTAACCGACGAGGGCGGCCACTGCGAAGAGGAGACCGACCAGCTGCGCGAAGCGTACTGGTGCGGCAGGTTCGCGCTCACGAACTGGGCCAATACGCGGTGCCACCAAATTGGCGAAGAGCATGCCGTAAGGGCTGCGCCGTGGGCCTAGCGCGGCTCCGAGCGCGAAAACCACTGCCTGGATCGCGAGGAGCGCCCACCAGCCAGTGACCAATGTGAGTGCGAGAACAGCTGACGTGATCCACGCCGCGAAACGCGGCCCGCGGACATCAACGTTCTGAGGTGTGAGGGGGGTAGACATTCTTTCTGCTCCTGTTATCGAACCCGACCCGCGAGGCGGGTCCGTAGAAGGGGATCGGCAGGGAACAGCGGCGTGCAGTTAACCGGGGCTGTTCCTGATCAGCAACAGGGACAGCAACAACCGCCGAGGCGGCACAGATCAACTGCGCGGCGACGGGTGAGCAGCAGCTCATGGTTGGCTAACACGCTAGCTAGGGTACTCCGTCATCTCGATTTGTCAGCTTCCGTGTCCAGAGACTGGGATGAGTGCCTCCCGAAGAGCAGAGGCCGTAGGCACGCCGGGGATCCGGTACCGTTGCTGCATTTCCGCGTCGTAGACGAGCGTGGTGGGCAGCGAGCGTACCCCAAGAGTCCTGGTCAGCTGCGGATAGTCGTCGATGTCAAGTTCGATGTGAGTGACGTGCGGAAACTCTGGAAGGGTCGTTGAAATGACTCTGCGGACCGCCGCACATGGTCCGCACCAATCGGCGGTGAAATGCACGACGGTGGGACCATCCACCGAGAGGCCCGCTTCGAGGAGTTCGCTGGTTGCTGATCCGGCGGCCGTATCGGCGGGTTCAGCCGAGGCGGGCGCCGCGAGTACGGCGCCATTGCGCCGCTGCCACCAAATGCCCACGGCGGTTGCGATCGCGGTCGCGCTGCTCAAGATGAGGAGGCCACTCACTGGCCGCCGCCCTCACCAAACGCGTTTCGCTTCACTAGCTCGAGTGACACGTTCTCACCTGATCCTTCAACTACGAGCCTGCCGCCCTGCGGAAATGCCACAGCGGGTGCAAGCCCGAAAGGGACTTCCTGAACATCAATCGTTATCGAAAAAGAACGCAGGACTTCGTCGTGTAATTCCTCAGGGACTGGATTTTCCCAGGAGCCGTCGCGTCCCGTGTAGTAGCGGAGTGGGTCGACGTGCAGCTGAGTTCCAGCGAGCCGGAGCCGCGCCTCGACGTTTACTTCGTCGGATATCCCGAGGTCTGGGAACGATGCGGTCAGCAAGACCGGGCGGAAGCGCGCGATGGTTGTCGGGGTCGCGGTTCCGAATGCGTCGATGACGCCCGTGGGCAGCGGGGTGATGCGCAGGTCCGGGATATCGAAGAACTCGCCGAGTTCGATTTGGTGCATGACGATCCTGCCCTCGAGTTCCCGGGCATGAAGAGCGTCGGTGCGGCGCACGTACCAGGCCTCTGGCTCCAGTGTGACGTCCTCGAGATTCGCTTCGATTGTCACTCTGCCTGCGATGTCAGTGTCGACACGGTCGGCGCGGATCTCGATCCCGTGGAACTCGCCGCGCGCCGCCTGTAACAGGAACGGGAAGCCGTGGATGACCACGTCCGGGTCAGCACTCAGTTCTGCGCTTGCGCGCAGCGCCCGGGAGATTCGGTGTTCGGTATACGCGGCGGTTCCGAGTTCGGCAAGAACCAGCACCACGACGACTCCCAGGGCCCCTACGATCAGCTTCCGCACACCCTTATTGTTACTGACACCCGGCAATGGAATGTCCGGACGGTAAGAGTGACGCGATAGTCTGTGTGAGTTCGCGCGAGCTTAAGCGTGCATTGGCGGGCGCTCGAGTTCTTCAGGCAGCAGTGTCCGACTGCGGAAAAACGGAAAGGGGGCGGTGTGGAGCTCCTCTTGCTAACGGCCGACCCGAACCCTGAATCTGTTCTGCCCTCACTGGCCCTCTTGCCGCACAACGTGCGGCCAGCTCCGGCTGATGTGTCCTCATTGCTGGACGCGGCAGGAGCCGACGTTGCCGTGGTGGATGCACGGACCGACCTCGCCTCAGCGCGTGGCTTGTGCCGGATACTCGCCAATACAGGCGCCGCGGTACCGGTGGTCGCGGTGCTCACAGAAGGCGGCCTCGTCGCAGTGAGTCCCGACTGGGGAATAGATGACATTCTTTTGCCTGGAACTGGGCCAGCGGAACTTGACGCGCGCCTGCGCTTGCTTGTCGGGCGCACGACGGTGCAAACCGAGGACGATGACGCGGGCACTGTCACTCTGGGTGAGCTTCTCATCGACGAGGGAACGTACACCGCCCGCCTTCGCGGTAAGCCGCTTGACCTCACGTACAAAGAGTTCGAGCTGCTGAAATACCTTGTTCAGCATGCCGGCCGAGTCTTCACGCGTGCACAATTGCTGCAGGAAGTGTGGGGCTACGACTTCTTCGGTGGTACCAGGACAGTGGACGTTCACGTTCGGCGTTTGCGCGCGAAGCTTGGTGCCGAGCATGAAGCGCTGATTGGCACGGTGCGCAACGTCGGGTACAAAGCAGTCCGGCCAAGCCGGTCCGGCAAGCCGAGAGACGACGAAAACAACGATCTCGGTGATGACGACGTCGATGACACGGTGACAGGTGCTTCGTGACAGGTGATGCCGCAGCTGACATCGGGGTGACGCGCTTTGAGGGCGCGCTGCCAGATGACGTCAATGATTCCGTGTCCCTGCTCATCGCGGCGGCGCGGGCCGCTGACGGGGCGGATCCCATATCGGAGCAGGGGCTGCGCAGCCTGGAGGGCAAGGTTCCCGGAGAGCACGTCGTGGCGACAAGCGGGGGAGTGCCTGCCGGGGTCGCAACCATCCGTAGTGAAAACGGCACCCCGAACGTCGAACTTGTTGTTGACCCCGCGCGGCGGCGGCAGGGGATTGGCCGCGCTCTGATCAATGAAGCGGCGGCGAGGGGCGCACAGGTCTGGGCGCATGGCGATCTCGCGGCTGCCGCTGCGCTTGCCGCTTCGGCGGGGATGACGCGCACGAGGGAGTTGCTGCAGATGCGGCGCGGGCTCGGCCCCGACGCCACTCTGCCAGAGGTTGACCAACGTAACGGCGTAGTGGTTCGAACTTATTCCGGGCCGAACGATGACGCTGAGATCGTGCGCGTTAACAACGCGGCCTTCCATTGGCACCCGGAGCAGGGCGGCTGGACGCAGGCTGACATCGACAGCCGCAAAGAACTAGCATGGTTCGACCCGGAGGGACTGTTCCTCGCGTTCAGTGCCGAGGCGCCGAGCACGCTGCTTGGCTTCCACTGGACGAAGACGCACCCGGCTGACCCGCCTGAGCCTGCCCTCGGTGAGGTGTACATCGTTGGTGTGGACCCTGCGGCACACGGCAGGGGTCTGGGGAAGTTGCTGACGTTGCAGGGTTTGCACTATCTGCGCGACCGCAGCCTGGACGCGGTTCTGTTGTACGTCGAGGCCGACAACACCGCCGCCCTGCGCACCTACGAAAAGCTCGGATTCTCCCGTTATTTCACCGATGTGGTGTACATCATGGCGTAACTGACCTGCGTTTTTGGCTCAGGCCGGTAATTGCGTCATATTTGTTCACTTTCCGTTCACCTTTGCGGTGGACCCTACTTGCGGACACTGCATAGCGTTGATCGCTGTGTAATCAATCGTTCGCATGGTGGAGGAAATAGGTGAAGTTCAAGCGTGGCGCAACTTTTGTGGGGCTTGCAGCAGCAAGTTCCCTTGCGCTGACGGCCTGTATCACCGAAGAGGTGGGCCCGGGCAGTGCCGACACCCTGGCCAGTTGCGAGGGGAAGCCAAACCTGTCCGCGACCGGTTCCTCCGCGCAAGCGAACGCAATGCTCGCCTTTAACGTTCGATATGGCGAATCATGCCCCGGCAAGAACATCGCATATACCTCAAGCGGTTCGGGCGACGGGCGTGTGCAATTTACTTCGGGTTATACGGACTTCGGCGGCACGGACTCACCCATTGTCGGGGAGCAGCTGCTTCAAGCGCAGCAGCGCTGCCAGGGTAATGACGTCTGGAACTTGCCACTCGTTTTCGGGCCGGTTGGGCTTGCATACAACCTCGCCGGTGTTGACGACCTCGTCCTGGACGGCCCGACAACAGCGAAGATCTTCAACGGGGAAATCAGGAACTGGAACGATCCGGAAATCGCCGCTCTCAATGAAGGTGCTCAGCTTCCTGACCGCGGCATCACCGTGATTCACCGCTCTGATTCATCGGGAACCACAGACAATTTCCAGCTGTATCTCGAAACGGCCAGCGCGGGCGTCTGGACGTCAGGCGCAGGCTCTGACTTCGCCGGTGGCGTGGGTAACGGCTTCCGGGGTAATGAGGGCGTCGCGCAAG is from Hoyosella subflava DQS3-9A1 and encodes:
- a CDS encoding FABP family protein, encoding MTERDDTPAPKPEPGSANAAVAAAAARAKATAARNVPSLPGLPLPDDTANLREGPNLSDALLALLPLVGVWRGEGEGNDPKSGDYLFGQQIVVSHDGGDYLTWDARSWVIDNDGNYVKPDLRESGFWRVADSDGEEVLEFLLTHTSGVVELYYGEARTQSSWELATDVVIRSQSAEVVGGAKRLYGIVADGDLAYVEERINADGQLVPRLSARLHRFAG
- the mshD gene encoding mycothiol synthase; this encodes MTGDAAADIGVTRFEGALPDDVNDSVSLLIAAARAADGADPISEQGLRSLEGKVPGEHVVATSGGVPAGVATIRSENGTPNVELVVDPARRRQGIGRALINEAAARGAQVWAHGDLAAAAALAASAGMTRTRELLQMRRGLGPDATLPEVDQRNGVVVRTYSGPNDDAEIVRVNNAAFHWHPEQGGWTQADIDSRKELAWFDPEGLFLAFSAEAPSTLLGFHWTKTHPADPPEPALGEVYIVGVDPAAHGRGLGKLLTLQGLHYLRDRSLDAVLLYVEADNTAALRTYEKLGFSRYFTDVVYIMA
- a CDS encoding sulfurtransferase; amino-acid sequence: MARSDVLVSTDWAEQNLNAPKTVFVEVDEDTTAYDGGHIEGAVKIDWKTDLQDQVRRDFVNQEQFSALLSEKGIANDDTVVLYGGNNNWFAAYAYWYFKLYGHENVKLLDGGRKKWELDGRPLVQEVPQREATNYSAKPQDVTIRAFRDEVIDAIGNKNLVDVRSPDEFSGKILAPAHLPQEQSQRAGHIPTAISVPWSKAANEDGTFKSDDELRQLYKEEGLDDGMDIIAYCRIGERSSHTWFALQELLGYENVKNYDGSWTEYGSLVGVPIALGEK
- the pstS gene encoding phosphate ABC transporter substrate-binding protein PstS, which produces MKFKRGATFVGLAAASSLALTACITEEVGPGSADTLASCEGKPNLSATGSSAQANAMLAFNVRYGESCPGKNIAYTSSGSGDGRVQFTSGYTDFGGTDSPIVGEQLLQAQQRCQGNDVWNLPLVFGPVGLAYNLAGVDDLVLDGPTTAKIFNGEIRNWNDPEIAALNEGAQLPDRGITVIHRSDSSGTTDNFQLYLETASAGVWTSGAGSDFAGGVGNGFRGNEGVAQAVASTNGAISYVEKAYIEQNGLPAAQIDNGSGPVPLSIETAARAIEQAEFASTGDGDMTLDLNSVYGATEPGAYPLVLATYEIVCSDGYDAETSAALKSFLTVAANEGQVGIDGMGYVPLPEAFRTSLMESIDAIG
- a CDS encoding SDR family oxidoreductase, producing the protein MSQTGTAPVAVVTGAGSGLGRAITRAMLQAGFRVALAGRHTESLTETAGGSGQALTVATDVTDEKSVHALFGTVRDAWGRIDVLVNNAGTFGPVGGIDEITVEEWRATVDVNLTGYFLCAAEAMRHMKTQDPAGGRIINNGSISAHVPRPGTAAYAATKHAITGLTKSISLDGRPYNIACGQIDIGNAATDMTHGFAAGARQADGSVKQEPTFDARHAAEQVLHMAQLPLTANVQFVTLMATTMPYIGRG
- a CDS encoding LmeA family phospholipid-binding protein; the encoded protein is MRKLIVGALGVVVVLVLAELGTAAYTEHRISRALRASAELSADPDVVIHGFPFLLQAARGEFHGIEIRADRVDTDIAGRVTIEANLEDVTLEPEAWYVRRTDALHARELEGRIVMHQIELGEFFDIPDLRITPLPTGVIDAFGTATPTTIARFRPVLLTASFPDLGISDEVNVEARLRLAGTQLHVDPLRYYTGRDGSWENPVPEELHDEVLRSFSITIDVQEVPFGLAPAVAFPQGGRLVVEGSGENVSLELVKRNAFGEGGGQ
- a CDS encoding putative leader peptide, translated to MLANHELLLTRRRAVDLCRLGGCCCPCC
- a CDS encoding winged helix-turn-helix transcriptional regulator, with translation MELLLLTADPNPESVLPSLALLPHNVRPAPADVSSLLDAAGADVAVVDARTDLASARGLCRILANTGAAVPVVAVLTEGGLVAVSPDWGIDDILLPGTGPAELDARLRLLVGRTTVQTEDDDAGTVTLGELLIDEGTYTARLRGKPLDLTYKEFELLKYLVQHAGRVFTRAQLLQEVWGYDFFGGTRTVDVHVRRLRAKLGAEHEALIGTVRNVGYKAVRPSRSGKPRDDENNDLGDDDVDDTVTGAS
- a CDS encoding YchJ family protein; the encoded protein is MADEVRTYPADKLCPCQHGEPYANCCGPLISGVAVAPTAVRLMRSRYAAFVIHDSEYLLTSWHPSTRPDVLDLDPEQAWRRLDIIRTKNGGPFDKDGIVEFRAHYRHSGERGSLHEVSRFVREQGRWLYVDGQILP
- a CDS encoding DUF1416 domain-containing protein is translated as MCGAPVQGQNLPAGVDAEKETVITGKVVGAAGEPIGGAFVRLLDSTGEFTAEVVASGSGDFRFFAAPGTWTVRALSASGNGEASVSPESAGVHEVSITVSK
- a CDS encoding thioredoxin family protein, giving the protein MSGLLILSSATAIATAVGIWWQRRNGAVLAAPASAEPADTAAGSATSELLEAGLSVDGPTVVHFTADWCGPCAAVRRVISTTLPEFPHVTHIELDIDDYPQLTRTLGVRSLPTTLVYDAEMQQRYRIPGVPTASALREALIPVSGHGS
- a CDS encoding hydroxypyruvate isomerase family protein, whose product is MSPYSYTVNCSILLTHLPLLERPHAVRDAGFNAVEFWWPFDSAVPGDREVDEFVRAVSDAGVTLSHLNFVAGNLAAGDRGLLSDPRRASEFRDNVDVVVGIGEQLGASGFNALYGNRIDGVAPAIQDELATENLVLAAEAAARIGACVLLEPVSGFPAYPLKLARDAARVIDRVGAPNIGLLADLYHLAANGEDIPSAIARFNAHIRHVQIADAPGRGAPGTGELPLTDYLSQICETGYDGYVSLEYVSSSADPFAWLPRDGFAG
- a CDS encoding DUF4395 domain-containing protein gives rise to the protein MSTPLTPQNVDVRGPRFAAWITSAVLALTLVTGWWALLAIQAVVFALGAALGPRRSPYGMLFANLVAPRIGPVREREPAAPVRFAQLVGLLFAVAALVGYISGAVLAGQIFTGLAFIAAFLNAAFGICLGCQMYPLVAQLRSGSRSSAA
- a CDS encoding short-chain dehydrogenase/reductase — protein: MTSTALDVRGKVALVTGGGGGIGFEVARHLADRGARVAIFDVDEAAAIGAAEAIGQGARGLGVNVADREAMTLAVKKIQADLGPVAVVVANAGVTPQPATLRLMDDAEFDRVVGINLTGVYNTVRPVLDDIVATRGHVVIVASVAAFAPGMGGSPYMITKAAVEQLGRALRIELAVHGASAQVAYFGIVETAMTRAMLDEDELGRELGGRFPWPFNRRISATDAAKALCEGIANRSARTIVPRVWTPYAILRGVINIGFDAALVRDTRTHRMVTRLESQLRGA
- a CDS encoding PQQ-binding-like beta-propeller repeat protein produces the protein MSSDGAGTRALTVLALAGMLVFASCAGPEDGQPTDQADHPTDATVEAPERLLESEWTVDASSIAEGGVFVRPARLGPSPVSDAPTGAHEVGDVLVTTVRSDVNSSEYTSAQVPEQVLVALDRADGEVLWTQQVTGALTCAEDEIEGLLPCLVGGDPHEPGTETSPAPSEPAELRFYRLSDGEVASSFPAEDAREVAVSDGSVFLAWQDPYDQPERAATITRGSVDDPEGDWRREYPLNPDCDTGVQGFWLEAADGAVFFRGEQAFVVNADDGTRTPDESLYSVARVPDHGYIVDLCESGNGAAIFTIEGEVVARYDDPGNVVSVVSRSGSTDAPVYLVNGAALHDFETGELLWDRDPRYFWVLGIVGDVALASGSAPGGPTLGLDARTGEQLWSSPFGEFGWVLGAVGDDMVTRGHNPSEVAGVALGTGERMWSFEVPDVARVDMVDDGIVVSTATQLDVYTVN